GATTCTGTAACCTAACTCCCATCATCAAAAAAGATGATGCCTCATGTTTTTAGAGAGTTTTTAAGTATtctattttcatatacattttgtaAGTACATGCCCTTGAGAATGTGTATCCCTTTCgtttatttatcattttctctCTGATGCTCCTAAGGTGGGAGAAAAAACttggcagaaaaaagaaaatcaacaaaagaacCAAGATTTCAACAAGGTGGTCATCAAATTCTGTGTCCAGAGTGGCGCCTTCAAATGTTTAGATGCTATAATGGCTATTTTTTGTCTCATAAACAGGGCGATTGTGCCATTTCTACTTACTATGGGCAATTTGCCAAGAGAAAAGGGTTTCAAAACTGAACAGATTTTGAAGCCATGTGGCCCATTCAAATCATTATGGCTAGGATCTGTCGACCATTTAATGTGTCCTAAGCATTATGTTCAGTTCTTTACCTTGGGCATCTCATACAGCCCTCTTAATTGCTCTAGTAAGCATTATCTGCAGCACAGAGAAGTCAAGCACTCTGCTACAGATCTCATGGCTAATAAATGATGAAGCTGGGGTTTGATCCAGGTCTCGTGCTCCCACATTTGACCACTATCCTCTGCTGTCTGGCCCAAAATTTATAAACTCTAggaaatcaaaattaattttaattgactTTAATAGTGCGTTTATGATAGCATTTATTGATTGAGTACCACCTGTTTGCTAGGCAAGGTGCTAAGCACTTCCTCGTATGCAAAACAAGACACACCCCTCTAAGGATTGAACAGAAAGAAATCAGATGAGAAGAATCTGGTATAAGCATAACAGACTAAATGAGAAACCCTAATTTCTTTCCTCTTGAATTTCATCCCCTGATACTTTTACTACCATTTTGAGCCCACAGTCAGTCCTTAAGGATAGCCCGTCTTAAATATTCATCCAAGGATGAAAATGCTGTTTTTGCCACTTACCACAACTAAGACATGCTGACGTGTTCAAAAATGAATATAGCTACCATGTGGACCAACCTCAAAAACACGCTACGatgaaggaagccagacacagaaagtcaCATATTATACAATTCCATTTGTATTAAATATCCAGAATgagtaaatccatagagacagattAGTGGATGCCAGggctggaggaaggaggaaatggggagtaaCTGCTCAGTGGGTGCTGGGTTGATGGAAATTCTTAGGAGCCAGACAGAGGtagtggttgcacaactctgaaggCACTAAATGCCAGTAAGTTTGTCACTTcagaatggttaattttatgtgaatttcacctgaATTGTTTAAGAAGGGAATATAAAACCTATAAACTGATAACAGGTAACATAAGACTAGAGAATCCTGGGCATCAAGTCCATAAAACTGACGTAGTCAATAAGTTCATTTTGCTAAGGACAGAGGCCAacttgtctcttttttctcaaACTCCCACACCTCCCAGGATGCTACCACTCCTTTCAGCCTGTGACATGTGCCTGGCTTACAACTGAATATTTGATGGATGTCTTTGAGTGTGATTAAACAGTTTGGCCTGCCCACACCCAAGTTATCAGCTCTATCTCATTCTTAATCCTTCTAGGATGACACAGAGGTCTTAAAGAAGAAATTACCTTTTCAGTTTCACAGTTTATCAATGGCAGCAGCTGCACAGTAAGAATGTTCATATGCAGTAGTATAAGGCCTATAACCTCTTCCCACCCATGCTTCCAAGGGCTTGCTCCCTCTCCACCATCCCCCTTGGTAATTGTTGCCACGCTGAGCCTGTCTGTCTCTCAGGAGAAACTGGGGCTAACAGAAAAACTGCTAAAGCAACAGCCACAGAGTAATAGGAATCTGCACTCCACAAAAGTCTTGCCTGAATTTGCCCTGCCATGTCCCTGCTGTGTAAAGAGAAAACCTAGGAAAGACCGAGACCCTGGTCAATGTGGTGGCCAGGTCCTGGCGGTGAGATTGGGAAatagctggccttgaacttctctGCCAGGGGCTCCCTTCCAGGGTCAGCTTTGCTATCTCTGCATTTTACTAAAGATACCATTTCCTGGTGCCTGGGGTCTAGAGGACCCAGTGGGTCATGTGAATGAGGAAGGGGCTGAGTGTGAAGCCACAGATGCCTTTTGTGTGGTGACAGCTGTGGGGTGCCTGCAGAGTGGCACCAGCCTACAGGCTGCAGGTGGCGGCCTTTGGAGAACATGAGCTCAGAGCTGCCACAGCTTCCAGTTTTGCAAGACAATGCTTCCTTCTCAAACTCCCACACCTCCCTGGATGTTACCACTCCTCTCAGCCTGCGGCATGTGCCTGGTTTACAACAATATTTTATGGATGTCCTTGGGAGCTATTAAAGAATTtggtctgggccgggcgcggtggctcacgcttgtaatcccagcactttgggaggccgaggcaggcggatcacgaggtcaggagatcgagaccacggtgaaaccccgtttctactaaaaatacaaaaattagccgggcgtggtggcgggcgcctgtagtcccagctacttggagaggctgaggcaggagaatggcgtgaacccgggaggcggagcttgcagtgagccgagattgcgccactgcactccagcctgggtgacagagcaagactccgtctcaaaaaaaaaaaaaaaaaaaaaaagaatttggtctGTCCAGGCCCAAGATATCATGCTGACAATCCGGAACTTTACATGAAATTTCCCAATTGTAAAAGGTTGGTTCAAAACATTATGAAATGGCCAGTctcgatggctcacacctgtattcccagcactttgggaggcagaggagggtggatcacttgagcccaggagttcaagagcagcctgggcaatctagggagatccccatctctacaaacttCATGCCTTGCTCTTACGTGGGGAAAAGAGTGTAAAGCCTGTGGAGTGTTCACAAGTTTCCATAAGTAAACTATTATACAAGTTATGGATCTATTTTAATGCTCCTCACAACTTTCCAGATTCTTCAATTTGCCCATAAAATCTGATTTCTGAGATACAAACTGGAAGACATTTTCCTAGCAGAATCCAGATCATAACCTAGCATTCTCTGCAGCTGGTGGTGCTATGGTCTATATAGCAAGAGGCCACCCAGCACAGTGGTTATGCCCATGGACTCTGGAAGTGGACAGCACCACCCTTCCTGGCTGTCCCAGTGATCTGGGGTCACTTCTCTGTGCTTTGCTCTTCTCATCTCTAACATAGAGATACTAAAAgaacctcctgccttggactgCTGTGGAGGATTAAATGCATTCAGATATGAAAGTACTTGGAACAGTGCCTTGCACACAGCAAGCATTAGCTTTATATTCACCCAGACCATCCCTTTATATTCATCAAAAGCCAACCAGTGAGGCCTCCAGCCCGAGGCCAAGAGCCTATTGATGACACCAACCTCTTGCCTCTGGGGACGCAGGCCATAGCCGGGCCAAACCTAGACCCACCCTTGCCCCACATGAGTTACAGGCAGAGAGGTACTCAAAGAGTAAAGAAGAGAGATGCCCATGCTCCCGGTCTACTGAGAACTTCCTCTTCCTCTCACTAGATGAACTATGAAGTCAGGAAGCTGGTGAATGTCTACAGAAACACAAAGTAGAAAACAGATCTGGTCCTATTCCTTCCTAAAACATTGAATGCCAACTCATCATAAGAGCTCAGATATGTCCTAAGGGCCAAGTTATGTTTGAACCTCAGCGTAGCAATGTTATCAAAAAAGCCCGCTGGGTCTCCACCTCTCCATATCAGTATTCTGTCTTAAGCTGAAGTATCAGTGACTACTTACTGAGCACCCACTACAATCAGAGCACTGTTTTAATGGCTAGGAATTGTAAAGAAAACAATGGTACCTGGTTCTGCAGAAGCTCATTCATTCTCcaagttaacaaatatttattaaattctcactttgtgccaggcactaaggAAACAGCAGTGAACACAGTAGATGATTAAAGCCCTGCCTTCTGGTGCACATAATGTTGGGAGATAGAGATAGATAATAAACAAATAGCTAAGTAAATTAAATAGCATGTCAGTTGATAATAAGCAATATGGAGAAAATACAATAGAGAGAGGGAGTGCCTGAATGGAGGTGAGTAATTCACAACAGCCAGGATACTGACTGCAGATGCAGTGAGCCTGCCTCAGTGCCACCATGGTGGGTGTGGAAGGGAATAAGGGAGCCTTCAGCAGAGGCTGGGGTAGTCCATCAGGCCAAGGAGCAAATGGGAAAAACCAAAGAGACTCAGGGATTCACAGCCCATGAGAGCCATGGGGAAGATGTCAAGTGCTCCTGAAAGCATCATGAGTCCAAGAAAGAAGCCACCTCTTCACTAGCCACAGGCCCCTGCGCCCAAGGCTAGCAGAGCCACTGGTGACCAAGCAGGAAGGGGACATGGAACTGGAGTCTAGCAAATGCCAGCCCCTGACACCCCAGAAGCCGGCGTGAAGCTTCATAAGGACCTCTCCCTCTAGCTTTAAGCCACTGACCCCTCTCCCCGTACACCTGGGCCACCTTGAGGAAAGGCATGATGTCTGAGAGAACTGAACACTGCCCAGAGGGGCTGCTTAACTGATCCGCCTGGACCATGCCTTACCCAGGCTAGAGCATTCATTTCTCTTGTTGAGAGCACAGGGGAAAATCAAATCAactataaatgaagaaattacatTTTCTCTGCCTAGGCggaggagacagggaggaagaaaaagtggAAACCGTGAGTACAGAAACTattttgaggagttttgcatgAAAATGATCCAGAAGAGAAAAACTGATgacaagagacagagaaagagaattgACTCAGTGATGtctggaggaggagaaaggagcgCTTAAGGGGCAGAGCTGACTTCAGCTGCAAGTACCACCAACTGTCCCAGGGGAGCGTGAGCGGAGGTTGGGGGTGTGGTAGTTATCTTCAGAGAAACAGGCTGCAAGGAAACCTCCcaaaggagggggtggggggtgttgggtctaaggagagaggagggggtaTAAACCAGTAGCCTGGTGGTGGGAGAGTGAATGAGGTCAGATGAGAGTTGGGAAGGCCGGGGGAACGAAGCACCCCGCTAGAGGTTGTGCTTTCAAGTGAAACAACGCCATGTGAGAGCACGCAAGGAGTAGGCAGGGAATTCCGCTTCACCAGGGTGGTGGTGCTCCTGGTGGATGGACGAGGCTGACAATGGAGAAAAGAGCAGGGTAGTCGAGGGCGTCTGTGTGGGAGTGATGGCGACTGCCCGTGGAATTGACGTTGGGTAAAGGAAGAAAGTGAAGACATGGGGCAGGCAAGGGACcgggaaaaggaaggaggagcCACCGATGGAGGTCGCAGTGGGTTGAAGGATTACCGGAACTGAGGTGCTAGGGGAAGAGAGCTAAAAAGAGAGCAGGCGGAGGTCAGAAAGAGGGCTGACTGAAGTGGAGGTAGAGGAAGGCTGGCAGACCCTGGCAACCGTGAGGTGTAAGGTCCGTCGACAGGCGCGGCTGAGATCGGGTGCAGAGCAAGGTCATAGGTGGAAAGGAGGTCAACGAACTAGAGGCCAAGGCATTCCAAGACTCGCCATGGGTGTGAACGGCCGCAGATGCAGTGCTTGAAAGAGAGCGCAGGCACCTGGTCCTCAGGGACTGCGGGTGACCACGGGGGAAAGCGCTGGGGAGGGCGGTTTTAGGACCGCTGGAAACAGCAGCGATGAGGAAGGCGACAGGTGTCCCTCCTCCAAGCTCACAGTCTGCATGTGAGAGAGAACTGCAGGAGAAGCTTGTCCTAGGAAAAGCCAGGTGTCAGGTCCAGAATCGAGGCTCGAGAGAAGAGGTTGAGGATTTAAGCCACTGAGGGGGTGGAGCTGGGCAGTGAGTGGGACGTCAGGCTTGCAAGCTCTGGGATTAGGCCAACCGGAGCCCATATCCCAGTCCCGCCTCTCACTGCCTGCTTGATCTCAAGCGAGACTCGCTTTGTTCATGGGCGAAAGGAGCGCCCCAGgccatgaggattaaatggagaGCACAGGGCCAGATCCATGTAAATTCTCAGTAAgtgttagctattgttattaaGACCACACTGAACAGACGCTTACATCCGTTTTAGCCCCTTtccccaattttctttctttccggTGTTGACAAATCCTCTagttttttaagtttataaaacATGTTGTACATAAGAAAGACATATCACATGTGAAAGTTCTCTAGTGTCCACGTAAATATGTGTCTTGTTCTTTATAATAAGTAAACATGCTCAAGGATCCTTGAAATTATCTGgtcacggccgggtgcggtggctcacgcctgtaatcccagcacttcgggaggtcgaggcgggtggaccacctggggtcaggagttcgagaccaggctggccaacatggcgaaaccctgactacataaaaaacacaaaatttagccggggCGTGGGCGctcctgtgctcccagctactcaggaggctgaggtgggaggaatgcttgagcctgggaggtcgaggctgcagtgagctgtgatcgcgccacttacactccagcctggacgacagtgagaccctgtctcaagaagaaaaaaagaaagaaagaaagaaataaaaaagaaaaaaaaaattattttgtcaattATATGGTCAGCTCCCTCCACCACTCGCGAATTTACAGAAGAGGAGAACTGGGCTGGGCGAGCCCAGGACTAGCCCAAGATTACGCAGTTACTcggtggtagagccaggattagaCAGGAGAGGCTCTAGATTCTTGTCTACACTCCCCTCCTATTATTTAGCATTATGGCTTCCTGAGGATTACCGTGAGCCCTCCTCCACCATCAAGCGGCAGCTACCAGCCACCAGACCAGATCCCTTCGAAGGTGCCCTGTGTACCAGACTGACAAAAGCGCCCGTACGGTGCTGGGTCCTGTAACCAAAGTTCTCTAGGGTGCAGACATCGCTCACCTGACCGGGTAGGGCTCGTGCGCTAAGGGCGCCGGGTATTCCAGTTGGTGGAGAGGGAAGCGCCCTGGAACTGCATGGGCCCAGGAGAGGGCGCGGGAGCAGGGCCGGGCCGGGGCGGGCCGCGGCCGTGGGCGGAGACTGCGCGCAGCCAGCTCGGGAGCGCCTCGGAGCCCACCCCGCAGAGCCGCTTCCCGCGCCCCGCAGCGCAGCGCTCCGCCGTCTGACCGGCCGCGCCCGCAGCGCGCGGGCTGGGAAAAGAGGCGCTCACAGACAGGGACCACGCGCCAGGCTCCCAGCCCAACCTGGGACGCGGCGGCCGCGCGGAGCACCCATGGGCAGCCCCTGGAACGGCAGCGACGGCCCCGAGGGCGCACGGGAGCCGCGGTGGGCCGCGCTGCCGCCTTGCGACGAGCGCCGCTGCTCGCTCTTTCCCCTGGGGGCGCTGGTGCCGGTGACCGCCGTGTGCCTGGGCCTGTTCGCCGTCGGGGTGAGCGGCAACGTGGTGACCGTGCTGCTGATCGGGCGCTACCGGGACATGCAGACCACCACCAACTTGTACCTGGGCAGCATGGCCGTGTCCGACCTACTCATCCTGCTGGGGCTGCCCTTCGACCTGTACCGCCTCTGGCGCTCGCGGCCCTGGGTGTTCGGGCCGCTGCTCTGCCGCCTGTCCCTCTACGTGGGCGAGGGCTGCACCTACGCCACGCTGCTGCACATGACGGCGCTCAGCGTCGAGCGCTACCTGGCCATCTGCCGCCCGCTCCGCGCCCGCGTACTGGTCACCCGGCGCCGCGTCCGCGCGCTCATCGCTGTGCTCTGGGCCGTGGCGCTGCTCTCTGCCGGGCCCTTCTTGTTCCTGGTGGGCGTCGAGCAGGACCCCGGCATCTCCGTGGTTCCGGGCCTCAATGGCACCGTGCGGCTCGCCTCCTCGCCTCTCGCCTCGTCGCCACCCCTCTGGCTCTCGCGGGCGCCACCGCCGTCCCCGCCGTCGGGGCCCGAGACCTCAGAGGTCGCGGCGCTGTTCAGCCGCGAATGCCGGCCAAGCCCCGCGCAGCTGGGCGCGCTGCGTGTCATGCTGTGGGTCACCACCGCCTACTTCTTCCtgccctttctgtgcctcagcatCCTCTACGGGCTCATCGGGCGGGAGCTGTGGAGCAGCCGGCGGCCGCTGCGAGGCCTGGCCGCCTCGGGGCGGGAGAGAGGCCACCAGCAGACCGTCCGCGTCCTGCGTAAGTGGAGCCACCGTGGTTCCAAAGACATCTGCCTGCAGTCCGCCCCGCCGGGGGCCGCGCAAACGCTGGGTCCCCTTCCCCCGCTCGCCCAGCTCTGGGCGCCGCTTCCAGCTCCCTTTCCTATTTCGATTCCAGCCTCCACCCGCCGGTACTTCCCGTCCCCCGAGAAAACCATGTCCTGTCCCCCAGGATCGCTGGGGGACCCCAGGGCGCTTTGAGGGTGGGATCCCCGGATTCGATTCAGTAACCAGCAGTGCTTTTCCAGAGCTTCTGAGACCAGAAAGGAGAGTTGGTAATTCTTAATCCAACCACCTGTTAGATGCCACAGATGAGGGGTCCTCACAGTGCTCTTGAGAAGACGAGGGAGATTTCATTAagctaaaattttttatttaatgttaagtGATGCTGAAGGCTAAAGTAAACCTTGCTCGTATCAAAAAGTAAAGATTGTGCAGACCTATTGTAGAATTCTTTTCAACAGAGAACAGAAAACTTGTCTCCGAAGTGGGTTTGTGGAAGGAAGCCTGCCAAGGCGGCTTGTTCAGAGAAATTGCTCCTTCTGGTTTATGTCCAGCCTTGATAACACATATAGGAGCCTACTATGCAGTTTTAAAGCAAATATCCATGCAGCCTGCAGCCTGGTCATTTTTTTCTGGGCTGAGGATCTGGCTAGGTAGAAGTTTTctctaatttattttgctgttacTTGTTATTGCAGATGGTTCCTTGTGGGAGTGGGGGGTTTATTTGCTTCCCAATGCTTTTTTAATCCCGGTGCTGTGTCTTATATTGCAGTGGTGGTGGTTCTGGCATTTATAGTTTGCTGGTTGCCTTTCCACGTTGGCAGAATCATTTACATAAACACGGAAGATTCGCGGATGATGTACTTCTCTCAGTACTTTAACATCGTCGCTCTGCAACTTTTCTATCTGAGCGCATCTATCAACCCAATCCTTTACAACCTCGTTTCAAAGAAGTACAGAGCGGCAGCCTGTAAACTGCTGCTCGCAAGGAAGTCCAAGCCGAGAGGCTTCCGCAAAAGCAGGGACACTGCGGGGGAAGTTGCAGAGGACACTGGAGGAGACACGGTGGGCTACACCGAGACAAGCACTAACGTGAAGACGACGGGGTAACCAGCACGGCCAAGCCAGGCTCCTCTCGCAGTTCTAAGACTTCGGGGAAAACAGGTGTGTAGAGAAATAAAGACTGAAAGTGAGGAACAGATCCTGTTAAGAAGAATGGAAAGGGGGTTGCAGTTGTGCCAGTTTGTTAAGAAATAGACCGCATGATTTATTTAACCAAGGTATGAAATGTAACTGTGCCAACCTTTCTAGTTTCCTTCCCACGTACCTTCTAAGGGATGTCGATTTTACCATCATGAAATCCCACATCTCAAAGTGTGCTCTTGTGTGATGGTTTCATGAAGTCCTCATTCTCCTACTCTTCGGAAAGATGATTGTTCATTTTACAGTTAAATGATACACAGAGATGCTGCCCCAAAACTGCCACCTCTGAGATCATgaatgtattttacttttaagttttggATGTAAATATAACAGTACATCTACAAGGAACCAGGATAATGACAGTTTTGATCCAAGAAATGATTTAATACCTATGTATGGCTGCAAAAACTTTTAGAAGTAAAAGGAATTCTGGGTAGACTCCAGTGTTCAGGGGTCCCACCTCTCTCCAGATCACAGCAAGTCATAAAGTTTAGGCACAATAATAGCCTCTTTCAGAAGTACTAAGCAATTGTGTTGCAACCCACTTCTCCTTCACACTGCCCATGGGACCTTCCCAGTGCCACTGGCCATGGGGTGGCAAACTTTGGGCATCAACATTTGAGAGTAGAGAGCTCAGCAGGACATGGCTTTCTCCAGTGACTACAAATGACATTTGTAAAGAGCTATTTAATATGCTTTATCTCACCTCAGCTTGGTGGGGTGAGTGCTGTCGTCAACATTCCTGTTTTGGAAGTGAGTCTTGGATTGCCCAAACAGGAGCTGGTG
The Symphalangus syndactylus isolate Jambi chromosome 15, NHGRI_mSymSyn1-v2.1_pri, whole genome shotgun sequence DNA segment above includes these coding regions:
- the MLNR gene encoding motilin receptor, whose protein sequence is MGSPWNGSDGPEGAREPRWAALPPCDERRCSLFPLGALVPVTAVCLGLFAVGVSGNVVTVLLIGRYRDMQTTTNLYLGSMAVSDLLILLGLPFDLYRLWRSRPWVFGPLLCRLSLYVGEGCTYATLLHMTALSVERYLAICRPLRARVLVTRRRVRALIAVLWAVALLSAGPFLFLVGVEQDPGISVVPGLNGTVRLASSPLASSPPLWLSRAPPPSPPSGPETSEVAALFSRECRPSPAQLGALRVMLWVTTAYFFLPFLCLSILYGLIGRELWSSRRPLRGLAASGRERGHQQTVRVLLVVVLAFIVCWLPFHVGRIIYINTEDSRMMYFSQYFNIVALQLFYLSASINPILYNLVSKKYRAAACKLLLARKSKPRGFRKSRDTAGEVAEDTGGDTVGYTETSTNVKTTG